The Zootoca vivipara chromosome 4, rZooViv1.1, whole genome shotgun sequence genome has a segment encoding these proteins:
- the CHST10 gene encoding carbohydrate sulfotransferase 10 has protein sequence MHRQWLLLAACFWVVFMFMVASKFITLTFKNPDVYGVKQEPLTLTAITKAEKIQVTKVKRFPGEIQTIGRGLSEDIIHQPLVHMERLELLRNVCQDASLKNLTHTTVSKFVLDRIFVCDKHKILFCQTPKVGNTQWKKVLIVLNGAFSSIEEIPENIVHDHEKNGLPRLSSFSDSEIQERLKLYFKFFIVRDPFERLISAFKDKFVRNPRFEPWYRHEIAPGIIRKYRKNRTETRGLQFEDFVRYLGDPNHRWLDIQFGDRIIHWVTYVELCAPCEITYSVVGHHETLEEDAPYILKEAGIDHLVSYPTIPPGITLYNKTKVERYFSGVSKRDIRRLYARFEGDFNLFGYPEPDFLLN, from the exons ATGCACCGCCAGTGGCTGCTGTTAGCTGCATGCTTTTGGGTTGTGTTCATGTTCATGGTTGCTAGCAAGTTCATCACATTGACCTTCAAAAATCCTGATG TGTATGGTGTCAAGCAAGAGCCATTAACACTGACAGCTATAACTAAAGCAGAGAAAATTCAAGTGACGAAAGTGAAAAGGTTTCCTGGAGAGATTCAG ACAATAGGTAGAGGTCTATCTGAAGACATTATACATCAACCTCTGGTCCATATGGAAAGGCTCGAGCTACTCAGGAATGTGTGCCAAGATGCATCGCTGAAAAACCTCACTCACACTACTGTTTCAAAATTTGTTTTGGATCGGATATTTGTATGTGACAAGCACAAGATCCTCTTCTGTCAAACTCCAAAAGTTGGGAACACTCAGTGGAAGAAAGTCTTGATTGTTTTAAATG GAGCTTTTTCTTCCATTGAGGAGATCCCAGAGAACATTGTGCATGACCATGAGAAGAATGGTTTGCCACGCTTATCTTCCTTCAGTGACTCAGAAATTCAAGAGCG GCTGAAATTATACTTCAAGTTCTTTATCGTAAGAGATCCGTTCGAGAGGCTTATTTCTGCATTCAAAGACAAGTTTGTCCGCAATCCTCGATTTGAACCTTGGTATAGGCATGAAATTGCTCCCGGCATCATTCGAAAATATAGAAAGAATCGCACTGAGACCAgggggctgcagtttgaggaCTTTGTGCGCTACTTGGGTGATCCAAATCATCGGTGGCTAGATATACAATTTGGAGACCGCATCATTCATTGGGTAACCTATGTGGAACTTTGTGCCCCCTGTGAAATAACATACAGTGTAGTTGGACATCACGAAACCTTGGAAGAGGATGCACCATACATCTTGAAGGAAGCTGGAATAGACCATCTGGTGTCTTATCCTACTATTCCGCCGGGGATAACACTGTATAACAAAACTAAGGTGGAACGCTATTTCTCGGGAGTTAGCAAGAGAGACATCCGCCGCCTTTATGCCCGTTTTGAAGGAGATTTTAATCTTTTTGGCTACCCAGAACCAGATTTCCTACTCAACTGA